A window of Eulemur rufifrons isolate Redbay chromosome 18, OSU_ERuf_1, whole genome shotgun sequence genomic DNA:
CACCACATCTGTGCTGCCCCTCTCCTAAGGGGTTTCCCCACTGTCTCTCTATCAGACCCTTACATTCACCAGCTTCTCCATGTTGGGGATCCTGGTGTGATACCTCCCAGGTCTGTTCATGAAATATTTTCCCATGTGGTTCTACTATCTTAGGACAGTCTTTCCTTAGCACCAACTCTCTGTGCTCAGTCTTGGTCATTTCAtctgaaacaaaaaaagactAGGTAAATGTCACTTGTTCCCTGGGCCTATGGGAAGGTGACTGTGTCTACAAAAATTTATCATAGAATAGAAAGAGGGTTAGAAACAAAAGGGCTAGTGTGGTAACACCTTCCCTAAGTAATGAGGGAAGTTTGCCCCCTTTGACAAAATATAGCTCAGTCTGTCCCTATGTAGACTTGGGCTGGGAGAATTTTTTATACTTCTTCATAGGGAGGAAAGGGTAAAAGATCAGGATGCCTTCTCTGGAGTTTACCCTCAGAACTGTCTCTCTTTTGAGGTGAGGAGCCTCAAAGTAACCCTTTCCAAAAAGTCActtcacatatttattcattcattcatttctgaaaCAAGTATTAAGCTTCTCTTTTAGGTACTTCAGGCAATACAGTAGTttccccttatctgtggttttctgcagtttcagttacccacagtcaaccatcatccaaaatattaaatgataaaaaagttaaaaaggaatgaaataatgtcttttgtagcaacttgaaTGAAACTAGAGAACACTATTCTAAGTGAAGTGTTTCAGGAATGGAAAGCCaaacactacatgttctcactaataagtgggagctaaacaatgagtATACAAGGTCATATAGCAGTGTAAAGGACATTGcactaagaagggggaggggagaagggagtgaaagattaaaaacttacctatcaggtacaatgtacactactctggtgatgggcacactaaaaaccctgacttcagcattatacaattcatccatgtaacaaaaacacttgtacccccttaatattttgaaatagaaaaaaaaattaagtggatgattccagaaataaataattcctcagttttaaattgtgcaccacTCTGAGTAGCGTGATAAAATCTCATGCCATCCAGCTCCATCCCACCCAAAATGTGAATCCTCCCTTTTGTCCAGCATATCTATACTGTATATGCTGCCTGCCTGTTAGTTGCTTAGCAGCCATACcggttatcagattgactgtcatggtatcacagtgcttgtctTGAAGTAcctattattttacttaataatggcccaaAGCACAAGACCAGTGATgttggcatattgttataattgttcaactttattattgttattaatctcttactatgcctaatttataaattgaattttatcacaagtatgtatgtataagaaaaaacacagtatatagggtttggtattatcctaggtttcaggcatccactggcgTTCTTAGAACGTATCTACTGCAGATAAAGTGGGGACTACTGTACTGACTTTCAAATCCACAACTATCCAAGGGGCGTTCCTACAACAAGGCCTTTGCTCTAGAACTTCTCTCTTCCTGGAAAGCTCCGACCTCAAATAATAACATAGCTCACTCTCTCACTTCCTTCACATATGGGGCGTGATGTGAAATTGAAAACAGCAGAGCAGAACGCTGCTGTAGACTGATTGTCAGAAGGTTAACGAAAAGGCAGTAAGAGGCCGTGATGTTATGTGTGGGAAATTAGGAGCTGGAGCCAATTCTTGCAGGGACAGCTAGAATGGGAAGTCAGTTGACTCAGCCCGAAGTGCCCAGTACTATATCCACATGGGTGGTCACTGCCACAACTGAGATTACAAACAAGGAAATGGCAAGGTCTGATTCCACTGGATTCTCCCATATAATCTGCTGCCTATTAAGCATATCTCATATCTTTCTAAGTATGAACCCAAACTGGCATGATTTGTGACACGAACAGCTCCCATGTATTAATCAAAATGCATGCCAAGTgcttttttcataaattatatttgatCCCCACAAGTTTTGAGGTACATACTtgttatggactaaattgtgTTCCCTCAGAATTTATATGTTGAGGGAACACAGTTTATATGTTTCACTCTCAATGTgaaaatatttggagatagggcctgtAGGGAGGTAacaaaggttaaatgaggtcataaggtgAAGTCTCAATCTGataggactagtgtccttatataAGAAGAGGAACAGACACTAgaatgctctctctctctctctctgtacacacacagaggaaaggccaggtGAGGACAGAGGAAGACAGGAATAGAGGCCTCACCAAAAACCAAACTTGAtgacaccttaatcttggacttccagccttcagaaatgtgagaaaataaatttctgttcttaaagCCACCccgtctgtggtattctgttatgatAGCTCAAGTAGACAAAGACAATACTATTATCAatcccattctgcagatgagggaactgaggtcaagtggttaagtaacctgcccaataCAAGCAGCTTCCACAAGGTGAGGCCATGATCTGAACCTATAAACCTTGAAGCCCATTCTCTAAAACTGTACTCTCTACAGTGATTCCTGAAAGCCTTCACAATGTACCATGTGCCAGAAGTCCTGAGGGCTTCCGGGATGGTATTCGAGGGAATACCGCATGCAGGGGGAGGGGACAAAAAGGGGCACACCAGGCATTCAAAAGCACTAAGCATTGCTACTATCTGGTGAGGAGTCTTTGGATCCCCTGTTGCCCCAgctctgggttttttgtttgtttttgcttgacTAGGTGAgatatgttcaacatcatataAAACCTGTCCCTCACCTGTCTCTCCAGTAGGATGGGCTTCCTGAGCAGGGTCACATGTGAGCTGGGGTTCCTTAGGCTGGGACTGAAGGCTCAGTGATGTCTGTTCTCCTAGTGGCACTATGTCTTTAGAGAGGACTTCTTGTCTGTGTCTGTGAGCTACCATCTGGGGACAAAGAGACAAGATTTGACTTCTGAAAAATTAACTGTCTGAAGAAACAATTcccagaaagaaggaagcaaggaGGGTATTTTATTACAACATCAAGGGGATGCAAAGCAGAGTAAACAAGGGTCCTTGGTGTACCCATATACATCTTTCCCTAACAAATCTTGCTTCCTACCTCAGGTTGTGGTTCATCGAGCTCTCTCTCCAGATCCTCCAGCAAAATCACAGCTTCTTCCCCACTCTCTGGACAATGTTCCCTCACCCAGCCCTGGAGCTCCTTGGGCAGGATGGACAGGAACTGCTCCAGTACCAGCAGATCCAAAATCTGCTCCTTTGTGCTCACATGTGGCCTCAACCAGTGGTAGCAAAGTTCCTGGAGTCGGGTAAGAGCCTCTCTTGGTCCAGGGGTCTCCTGGTAGCAGAGTTGCCGAAAGTGCCTTCGGAAGATTTCCCTTGCCAGTGGATTATTGCGTTTTAGTCTGTATTCCTGCTTTTGAAGGTGACTTTCCGCCTCCACTTTCGTTGTCAGACACTCTTCTCATACTTCGGGAACATGAACATCCAGGGATAAAACCTCCTTTAAGTCTGTATTCATCTTGATCTTGAATAGCTTTAAAGGTACCCTCTAGTTGGAGCTATGTTTCAAGACACACACTTCGAGGCTCCTGCCTAagcagtaaaaataattatttataaagaaaaatggtaaTAGCTGATGACAGAAACTGATAATGTAAGAAACTATCATATACTCTAAAGCTCTTCACTGAAAGTAAAGTGACTTAGTGACCAAAGGatggaaataatggaaaaatatatgctCATCATGTGCAAAGAGCATAGGTTTTCAATAAAACCCAGACCTGCGTTTTATTCTGGCTCTAACATTTACGAATTGTACGACCTTGTGTcaattttctatcttctttcaatCTCAGTTTCTCTATGTGAGAAGAAATAGCAGTAATTCCTTAAGAGCTCATAGAGGAAACAGCCCATGAATTAAAGACCACAAAGACGACTCGGGAAGTCTGGCTAAAAAATTCGGACTTACTGAATAAAGGTCaaattagagaaagaataaatggaaatacGTTCCTGTCAACTAAATGAATGAACCAACACTTATGCAAGACGTTACTTGAGttttcttaatcttaaaaaaaaaaaaaaaccatttaaggTTGGTATTATTTTCACTAAATTTGCAGATAGGAAAGCTTAGGTGGACTCTTTGCTCTGTTACTTCCTAAGAGTAATAGTAAACACTGCACAACTGTCTCCAATATGCTTTCAGATACAAAACCATACTTAATCCTCACAGTTACCTTCTGAGATTTTATTACAATCATTATTACTTCAATCGGTAAGAAATGGAGACAAGGGAAAGTTAATTTGTCCAGAGTCAAATTCTTTGTGAGGACAATCCTAAGAATCCAAAAAAGACCAAGGGAGATGTTTTCTGCACAGACTCAGGCAGTGCCTGAGACCCAGGAGGCCTGTGTGTCTCCAAAATGTCAGGGAGGACAGCCCAGCAGCTGAATTCCAGCTTGAATTCCAGGCCCTGTGGTAGACCTTCAGGGAATGTGAATccgggggtgaggggtgggaagGGACAGATAGGAAGCCCAAAATATGCATCTTGAACATGCTCCTCCTCAGTGATCTGTATGCATTGTAAAGTTTGAGAATCCTTTTCTAAAGGACAGGGAATCGGGAACTGTCACATTCTGCACTTGAAAACCATTCAATGCCGCTTAATTTGCTTTTAGAATCTAAAGGTGAGAAGAGTATGTGGGCTCTCCATGACGAAGGCTGCAAAGTCTCTTCTTATTTGTGCTTAACTTCCTCTCCCGGGGGTTTCCTTCCCAGAGTCCTAATACTCTTGTTATTACCGTGATGGCCCTTTAGCCTCGAAGTCCTCTCACAACCCTCTCCCGTGCAATGTCCCCGCACAGACCACGACCCCCTGCCCTtgctcccacctccctgcccctaaGGTTCACTTTCCACACTCTTTTCTCAACCTCAtcctctccaccaccaccccgGGTCTCAGGGGCCGACTCACAAGACCTGGAACAGacgaggagggagagggggctaCCGCCCCAACGGTGCAAGGAGCGCGCGGCGGGAACAATGGCAGGGTGGAGAGATGCCAGCCCCTCCGCGGGCGGACAGCGCAGAGGCACTTCCGGGCCGGTCTAGGATTCCGTGTCTCGGTGTCCTGTCCTGCGCCCCCCTCACCTGGGGTTCGCCCCCCAATACCCTGGCATCCGGTTCTTTTTAAGCAGCGAATCACAGAATAACGTGGTGGGGGTCGGCCACACGCAGGTTTTAAACGGAAAACATTGATAAAGCATGGACCGTTAACTATTGAAAatgctgattttaaaaacatttttaaaattaatatattattcatGGTTAAAAAGGAAAACCTCAGACAATGccaaaattaataaagtaaaatgtgaAACCCCACCTGTCTCTCTTTAGTTCCACACCCTGAAGCAGCCACTATCACCGTTAGCTTGGAATTCGTATTTATCATtctgagatctctctctctctccctctctctctctctctctcagatacACACACTGCATTAAGCTATTTTACGTTTAGCTTTATCTCCCCCACTTATTTTAACGTTTTCGTTTCATGTATCTTAGACATTGTTACCGGTCATGTTAGTCTAAGTGGCTGCATAACAGCCTATAAAGtacatgtaccacaatttatttgtcCAGGCCCCTACATATCCTTTATATAGACGTCTTCCTCGctaccttccttcctcccctccgtcttccctcctcccttcctatTTTTTGCTATAAAAGCTGTCTCGATTTTTTGCAATAACACAAAATCAATCCAAAACCAATTAAATAAGCTTTATTACAAAAGAGCGTAAGTACTGTTAGTCATTCACCAATTTTGTTATGCCAACCAGAATGATCATATTGCATAGCTTaaactatgttttgttttgtttcaacaGAATCTTTATTTTAACAGTAAGAAAGTATCTTATGTGTTAATGGAGGTTCCATGATGTATGTATAGTTGTTTTCCTCAGCCCAGCCTTCCAAGGGCCTTAAATAAATCCAAGCTTCATGCTTTACCTTAATTTCTTCCAAATACGTATGCAATCATTAAGAGCACCAGCATGAAGAAAATTTGCTCAAAATCCTTATCACTTTCTCCAACATACCATGTTCACTTGCAAAGGCCTCATTACAAACTTTCCAAACTATGAAATGATAgtaaatgttggccgggcgcggtggctcacgcctgtaatcctagcactctgggaggccgaggcgggtggattgctcaaggtcaggagttcgagaccagcctgagcgagacgccgtctctactgaaaaaatagaaagacattatatggacaactaaaaatctatatagaaaaaattagccgggcatagtggcgcatgcctgtagtcccagctactcgggaggctgaggcagtaggatcgcttaagccgaggagtctgaggttgctgtgagctaagctgacgccatggcactcactctagcctgggcaacaaagtgagactctgtctcaacaaaaaaaaaaaaagatagtaaatgTTCCACTTGTCTTGGACTTGAATAGactgtttaaatatattattctctTACATTTTGGATGCCCATCTGCGACAAACACAGTTTTCATATTTGTATGAAACTTCTCAAATTTCTCACTGCTGGTTGGTTAGGCTCTCTAACTAGTTCACATATACTTGTTGAGTAGGTCGACGTAGGCCTCAGGGAGGTTCCAACCTACAGTCAAGTGGACAGCACTTGCAGTTAACTTGTAGTTAAACAGCTCTGAGAGAGATTGGTTTCCACCTGTTTGTTTAAGGGAAGATTCCCCTACAGCAGTACTTTGATAAGTGTCCTGGgacagagaaattattttaaatttagaattgaGAATCcttactgaaaatattaaaaatgccacaccagcccagagacaagAAGAAATATTGACTATAagacaaactattaataaaaagattgaGGATTATCTGAATCTAGAAGCAGGCAGATTGGGATACTGACACTGTTGTGGGTTATGCCATaagctcaaaaaagaaaaaataagaagaaaatataaaaaaaaaaaagaaagaaagaaaagtgtttgGGAGATAGGTGACAAAGATACTGAGGGAACTGGCTGGTATGGGAATAGATCTCTTAGAATGGGTGCCAAGCGTACAAATATTTTCACTAACCCTTTGTATAAGAGGATTTCAGTAAACAGGTGGGCAAGATGATCTGTTCTAGGGATGTCAGCAACTCTTTTTTTCTGCTATCTCAAGGAACTCTTGAACACAGTGACCATTGCTGCCATGATGGaggctcaaaaaacaaaacataaaagccTTTCTTTTGCAAAGACTATCTTGCTGCCACCATTGTTGAGGATCCAACTTGCAAGAGCCACaaccaatcctaatccccagataTGGTGTAATATCACAGTGGGAACATTCAGCCACCTGATGGCAAATTGATTACATTTGACTCTTTCCATGATGgaacaaacaaaatttttcttcaaagcaaTGGAtacctcttttaaatttttattggctTTCTCTGCCTACCATGCTCTGTCAGTCCAACTTACTGAGAGCCCTACTTACACCAGCCCTAACTTAGTTGGGcgttaaaatgaaatgatttgttttttccaATCCCTACTTTGAACTGGTTCTTGTGGATTCTTCTTTCCTATCCCTCAATGGTACCTTGAACAGATCCCATAGCTTTCTGGCAATTGTAAGTATTAAAAATCTCCtccagtttatttttaattttaaattttattatctacTGAATAAGTTATATAGCCACAGATTTAAAACACAAGAGGTGCAATAGGGCATACATTGAAAAATctctttcttatatttaaaattttgttgggCATGATAATGACATTGTAGTTCTATaggaaaatgttcttattttttagagatgggtgcTGAAGTATTCAAGGATAGTATGTTATGATGGCTATAATCTACTTAAAATACCTtagcagagagagaaaggcagggaagcaaatatggaaaaatgtgaaaaaattgtaaaatctaGGTGATGAATATATTAGTGTTCATTATGTATtgtatacatattatattatatataaaactttggGAGCAGGTGTGTTTCCAAAttcagggtgtgtgtgtttttgttaattttagaaagataatgtGCCTCAACTATATATTATGTAACTTCCAGCAGAGTTTTAGAGCACATAAAATACCTTAATATTTCTGCAGTGAAATGTTTGATTAGTCACCTTAAGTGAGTTAAATAAAGACTATAATGAATTTTCAGGATTTGCTCCCAGATTAGTTTCAGTGCCAAATTTATGTGGGGGGAACttagaggtttgttttttttttttcccccttttcttatCAAACACCAGTTGCAAAAAACCCTAGTATTTAGAATTTTATGGATTTCAGAACTGTAGATAAGGGGTCCTGGATATGTACTAGTCTCTCTATCTTTTTGcatgtttaaatgttttcaaaataaaatctttagaaaTACAGATCTACATCCTACTCCTACACCTAGTCACCTAATTTCATTTCCTAGAAATAGCCAAAGCTATTGATTTCTTATGTAGCctttcaaagatattttatgcatataaaagcaaatatttatgtatgaTTTAGCTCAGGTATTTTACACAAATAGTTGAAAATTATGTATAGTGTTCTCTGTTTTGATTGTTTCATTTAATGATAAATTTTGGCATCTTTCCTATAACCATACACATGAAGCTACATCTTTATTTTGACAGCTgcctaatattccattatgtagcCAGTTTTATACATACATCATTTTATACATGTGTGAATGTTtgtagaataaattcctagaagtagaatttctgagtAAAAGAATAttgcatttgtaaaatgtatatacacTGCTCAATTGTCCTCCAAAGTAGTTATAAAACTTTACAACTCTCTAAGAATATCTGAAAGTGATTTCCTCTCCCACCTTCACCAAAGTTTTTGTTCTTTGACAATCTGATGGGTTAAAAAGTGCTATATATTGTAACATTAATTAATAGTTCTTTAAATATGAATGaggttgaataaattaatattcatgcacattttctttctgtgaattttctgttcatgtcctttccaTTTTTCCTATTTGTGATGGTCTTTCTCTTGTTGACTTGTATCATCATCATACATTAGGAAAATTAGCCCTTTGTGATAATTTAGAACTTT
This region includes:
- the ZSCAN9 gene encoding LOW QUALITY PROTEIN: zinc finger and SCAN domain-containing protein 9 (The sequence of the model RefSeq protein was modified relative to this genomic sequence to represent the inferred CDS: substituted 1 base at 1 genomic stop codon), with translation MNTDLKEVLSLDVHVPEVXEECLTTKVEAESHLQKQEYRLKRNNPLAREIFRRHFRQLCYQETPGPREALTRLQELCYHWLRPHVSTKEQILDLLVLEQFLSILPKELQGWVREHCPESGEEAVILLEDLERELDEPQPEMVAHRHRQEVLSKDIVPLGEQTSLSLQSQPKEPQLTCDPAQEAHPTGETDEMTKTEHRELVLRKDCPKIVEPHGKIFHEQTWEVSHQDPQHGEAGECKGLIERQWGNPLGEGQHRCGECGKIFAQSSGLIRHQRIHTGERPYECNECGKTFSRSSGLFNHRGIHNIQKRYRCKECGKAFSQSAGLIQHQRIHKGEKPYQCSQCNKSYSRRSFLTEHQRSHTGERPHQCIKCGKSFNRHCNLIRHQKIHTVTELV